A genomic region of Papaver somniferum cultivar HN1 chromosome 7, ASM357369v1, whole genome shotgun sequence contains the following coding sequences:
- the LOC113295484 gene encoding uncharacterized protein LOC113295484: MAANTQQFNTRGVSMSRRVNEVTSSPHLENRIGNIEKMMQQMASVIIPSYEEEAEQANAVFPNQQRQQYNPYSNTYNPWWRDHPHFIYANKQATTPGPIFNRPSGFQQKQQQAQNSESSEMLSMMKNLTTMVQKNQQMTDGAIKEFQTQMSTMAGRLNHLEKQNSGKLPSQPLNPRDSVNAVTLRSGTRTVQPEDAEKSKEPKGPILETEVTDPSQTKEVRKTNSKPPVSTYVPPLPFPRRFANSKKTEQDKEILDIFRKIHVNIPLIDAIKQVPKYARILKDLCTNKQWLTGPLKETGITLQLADHSNVYPRGIIKDVLVQVNQLIFPADFCVLEMTDGSTDTSLLLLLGRPFMSTARTKIDVHDGSLTMKLDGEQMFNMDGEDALKTVLTTPIDDGLECGDVIKDTIGSLNSLQEKSAHESVSFISLPVSNEKLVPSILQDPKIELKPLPNHLKYLYLGDKEELPVIVSKELTELQEQRLLRVLREYKTTIGWTIADIKGISPSTCMHKIRLEDEVKPTREAQRRLNPPMMEVVKKEF; the protein is encoded by the exons ATGGCTGCAAACACGCAACAATTCAACACAAGAGGTGTGTCAATGAGTCGAAGGGTTAATGAGGTTACTTCTTCACCGCACTTAGAAAATAGGATTGGTAACATAGAGAAGATGATGCAACAAATGGCCTCAGTAATCATTCCCTCTtatgaagaagaagctgaacaagcgAATGCAGTATTCCCAAATCAGCAGAGGCAACAATACAATCCTTATTCGAACACTTATAATCCATGGTGGAGAGATCATCCCCATTTCATCTACGCAAACAAGCAAGCAACAACTCCAGGTCCGATTTTTAATCGTCCTAGTGGTttccaacaaaaacaacaacaagctcAGAATTCAGAATCATCGGAGATGCTTTCCATGATGAAGAATCTAACCACAATGGTGCAGAAAAATCAGCAAATGACTGATGGTGCAATCAAGGAGTTTCAGACACAAATGAGCACCATGGCAGGAAGATTGAACCATTTGGAGAAGcagaatagtgggaaactcccttctcaacctcttAACCCAAGAGATTCTGTCAACGCTGTgacattgagaagtggtacacgaaCTGTGCAACCAGAAGATGCTGAGAAAAGTAAAGAACCTAAGGGGCCGATTTTGGAGACAGAGGTTACTGACCCTTCCCAAACCAAAGAGGTACGTAAAACAAACTCTAAACCCCCTGTTTCCACTTACGTTCCTCCTTTGCCTTTTCCTCGCAGGTTTGCTAACTCTAAAAAAACGGAACAAGATAAGGAAATTTTAGATATTTTcaggaagattcatgtgaacattccaCTGATAGATGCGATTAAACAAGTCCCTAAGTATGCGAGAATTCTTAAGGACCTGTGCACAAATAAGCAATGGTTGaccg GTCCTTTAAAAGAAACCGGAATTACTTTACAATTGGCTGACCATTCTAACGTGTACCCTAGAGGTATTATTAAGGATGTGCTTGTGCAGGTAAACCAACTAATTTTTCCAGCGGATTTCTGTGTGTTGGAGATGACAGATGGATCAACTGACACATCTCTACTTTTACTTCTTGGACGACCATTTATGAGCACGGCTAGAACTAAAATTGATGTGCATGATGGTTCGTTGACTATGAAACTTGATGGAGAa CAAATGTTCAATATGGATGGGGAGGATGCGCTTAAAACCGTGTTGACTACACCCATTGATGATGGTTTGGAGTGTGGTGACGTAatcaaggatactattggctcaCTTAACTCTTTGCAAGAAAAATCAGCACACGAGAGCGTTTCCTTTATATCTTTACCAGTATCTAATGAAAAACTTGTGCCATCTATCTTGCAGGATCCAAAGATAGAACTGAAACCTCTTCCAAATCACCTAAAATACTTGTATTTAGGTGATAAAGAGGAGTTACCAGTAATAGTTTCTAAGGAACTAACTGAATTGCAGGAACAAAGACTTCTTCGAGTGTTGAGGGAGTACAAAACaaccataggatggacaattgctgatatcaagggaaTAAGCCCATCGACATGCATGCACAAAATACGACTTGAGGATGAGGTAAAACCTACAAGGGAAGCTCAACGCCGATTGAATCCTCCAATGATGGAAGTCGTAAAAAAAGAATTCTGA